A part of Terriglobus roseus genomic DNA contains:
- the pyrR gene encoding bifunctional pyr operon transcriptional regulator/uracil phosphoribosyltransferase PyrR: protein MSDATTTPETTASKANIREKGRLMSASEIDRTLVRLAHQIVEKQEGSSNLGLVGIKRRGIPLAERIAKIIEGIEKQPVQTGVLDISFYRDDLSTAGNKPIVEKGEIGFDIEGRDIVLLDDVLYTGRTIRAALDALFDHGRPRSVRLLVLIDRGHRELPIEAQFIGRVVPTSSKEIIEVKLREVDGNDQVLLVERLD from the coding sequence ATGAGCGACGCAACCACCACGCCCGAAACCACTGCCTCCAAAGCCAACATCCGTGAGAAAGGCCGCCTCATGTCGGCCTCGGAGATCGACCGTACGCTGGTACGCCTGGCGCACCAGATCGTGGAAAAGCAGGAGGGAAGCAGCAACCTTGGGCTGGTTGGCATCAAGCGCCGCGGCATTCCGCTGGCTGAGCGCATTGCCAAGATCATTGAGGGGATTGAGAAGCAGCCGGTGCAGACTGGCGTGTTGGACATCTCCTTCTATCGCGATGACTTGTCCACCGCAGGCAATAAGCCAATCGTGGAAAAGGGCGAGATCGGCTTCGACATTGAAGGCCGCGACATTGTCCTGCTGGACGACGTTCTGTATACCGGACGCACCATTCGCGCTGCGCTGGATGCGTTGTTTGATCATGGACGTCCCCGATCAGTGCGTTTGCTGGTGCTGATTGATCGCGGTCATCGCGAGCTGCCGATTGAAGCGCAGTTTATTGGTCGCGTTGTGCCCACTTCGTCCAAAGAGATCATTGAAGTGAAGTTGCGCGAGGTGGACGGCAATGATCAGGTGCTGCTGGTGGAGCGCCTGGATTAA